In Streptomyces longhuiensis, the following proteins share a genomic window:
- a CDS encoding GntR family transcriptional regulator, producing MEQARTRADSAASGLPAGVPEQRGAAGWHQVPEQTRGEHTHSETPLPPRPRVERTSVRGQVLDALRTALVDGELVPGEVYSAPALGDGLGVSATPVREAMQQLAREGAVEVVPNRGFRVTERSARELAELAEVRALIEVPVVLRLARTVPVARWAELRPLADATAVAAAGGDRAHYAETDRAFHRAMLALGGNEQLVRVADDLHRRSQWPLPGGGPLSRRADLVADAAEHMALLAALEAQDLTVVQALVREHFAGAAD from the coding sequence GTGGAGCAGGCCAGAACGCGCGCCGACAGCGCCGCCTCAGGGCTGCCCGCGGGCGTTCCCGAGCAGCGGGGCGCCGCCGGGTGGCACCAGGTGCCCGAGCAGACCCGGGGCGAGCACACCCACAGCGAGACGCCGCTGCCGCCGCGCCCCCGCGTCGAGCGGACCTCCGTGCGCGGGCAGGTGCTCGACGCGCTGCGCACCGCGCTCGTCGACGGCGAGCTCGTGCCCGGCGAGGTCTACTCCGCGCCCGCCCTCGGGGACGGTCTCGGCGTCTCGGCCACTCCCGTCCGCGAGGCGATGCAGCAGCTGGCCCGCGAAGGTGCCGTCGAGGTCGTGCCCAACCGCGGCTTCCGCGTCACCGAGCGCAGCGCACGCGAGCTCGCCGAGCTGGCCGAGGTGCGGGCGCTGATCGAGGTGCCGGTGGTGCTGCGGCTCGCCCGTACGGTGCCGGTGGCGCGCTGGGCCGAGCTGCGGCCCCTGGCCGACGCGACGGCCGTCGCGGCCGCCGGCGGCGACCGCGCGCACTACGCGGAGACGGACCGCGCCTTCCACCGCGCGATGCTCGCCCTCGGCGGCAACGAACAGCTCGTCCGGGTCGCCGACGACCTGCACCGCCGCTCGCAGTGGCCCCTGCCCGGAGGCGGACCGCTGTCCCGCCGCGCCGACCTGGTGGCCGACGCCGCGGAACACATGGCGCTCCTCGCGGCACTGGAGGCCCAGGACCTCACGGTGGTGCAGGCGCTGGTGCGGGAGCACTTCGCCGGGGCGGCGGACTAG
- a CDS encoding protein phosphatase 2C domain-containing protein, with the protein MSQQGERNSGRRGQGDDWWGQLYDDSTDDTGPAPAPDSLDDRFASASGTVSAAGPERGDEQVPVAERAPVPEQVPERDPVPEQVTGRAPVPEQRMVPPPTPPTPPTPPTPPPTQSPPPPAPARPVDPPPDPGAPRAPWEPPAHAPGRPQSFPPGPPPPGHRPPPPPPTAAPDVRAPDADAPASDTAPDACPGQDAPVTEEPAARPEPPFIPYVGDGPPTYDAEPTALPAADPDTLDDLVADTVLDGARYGTSTLRAVSVRGDSARYRGEPRRDCLLTARFGTGSGALILVAMATGARAAPGAHRAAAEACDWIGRAVGRSHARLAEDIRAAHRGDLKSGLHRLTDRSLGKLRASAAEQGLEPEEYTASLRCLLLPADPGCRTRVFFGVGGGGLFRLRDGEWQDIEPQVSEVSGAPVVGYGSPPPETPDGDRLTMDLGITTPPSPYEPAPEQPRDPFRFRASVARPGDTLLLCTAGLAEPLRGEPELSGHLTRRWDGSGPPGLAAFLADTQVRVKGYADDRTAAAVWEA; encoded by the coding sequence ATGAGCCAGCAGGGGGAGAGGAACTCCGGCCGACGCGGTCAAGGCGACGACTGGTGGGGGCAGTTGTACGACGACTCCACCGACGACACGGGTCCGGCCCCGGCCCCGGACAGCCTCGACGACCGCTTCGCCTCGGCATCGGGGACGGTGTCGGCGGCGGGGCCTGAACGCGGCGATGAGCAGGTGCCGGTCGCGGAGCGGGCGCCGGTCCCGGAACAGGTCCCGGAGCGGGATCCTGTCCCGGAGCAGGTCACCGGGCGTGCGCCGGTCCCGGAGCAGCGGATGGTGCCGCCACCGACACCACCGACACCACCGACACCACCGACACCACCGCCGACCCAGTCGCCACCGCCGCCCGCGCCTGCCCGCCCCGTGGACCCGCCGCCGGATCCGGGCGCCCCGCGCGCCCCGTGGGAACCCCCGGCACACGCTCCGGGGCGCCCCCAGAGTTTTCCGCCCGGGCCACCGCCGCCCGGCCACCGGCCACCACCGCCCCCTCCCACCGCCGCGCCGGACGTCCGCGCGCCCGACGCCGATGCGCCCGCCTCTGACACGGCCCCCGACGCCTGCCCCGGTCAGGACGCGCCCGTCACCGAAGAGCCCGCGGCCCGCCCCGAACCCCCGTTCATCCCCTACGTGGGCGACGGCCCGCCCACCTACGACGCCGAACCCACCGCGCTTCCGGCCGCCGACCCCGACACCCTCGACGACCTCGTCGCCGACACCGTCCTGGACGGCGCCAGGTACGGCACCTCCACGCTGCGCGCGGTGTCCGTGCGCGGCGACTCCGCGCGCTACCGGGGCGAGCCCCGCCGCGACTGCCTGCTCACCGCCCGGTTCGGCACGGGATCCGGCGCCCTCATCCTGGTCGCCATGGCCACCGGCGCCCGCGCCGCACCCGGGGCGCACCGCGCGGCGGCCGAGGCCTGCGACTGGATCGGCCGCGCAGTAGGCCGCAGCCACGCCCGCCTCGCCGAGGACATCCGCGCCGCCCACCGGGGCGACCTCAAATCGGGCCTGCACCGCCTGACCGACCGCAGCCTCGGCAAGCTCAGGGCGAGCGCCGCCGAGCAGGGCCTCGAACCGGAGGAGTACACGGCGAGCCTGCGCTGCCTGCTGCTGCCCGCCGACCCCGGCTGCCGCACCCGCGTGTTCTTCGGCGTCGGCGGGGGCGGCCTGTTCCGGCTGCGCGACGGCGAGTGGCAGGACATCGAGCCGCAGGTCTCCGAGGTGTCGGGCGCCCCCGTCGTCGGCTACGGTTCGCCGCCGCCGGAGACCCCCGACGGCGACCGCCTGACCATGGACCTAGGGATCACCACGCCCCCGAGCCCTTACGAGCCGGCGCCCGAGCAGCCTCGCGACCCGTTCCGCTTCCGCGCCTCCGTCGCCCGCCCGGGTGACACGCTCCTGCTGTGCACGGCGGGCCTCGCCGAGCCGCTGCGCGGCGAGCCGGAGCTGTCCGGACACCTCACGCGCCGCTGGGACGGGAGCGGCCCGCCCGGCCTCGCCGCCTTCCTCGCGGACACCCAGGTACGGGTCAAGGGGTATGCGGACGACCGCACGGCCGCCGCCGTTTGGGAGGCGTAA
- a CDS encoding pyruvate dehydrogenase, which yields MAKQNVAEQFVDILVRAGVKRMYGVVGDSLNPVVDAIRRNSAIDWIHVRHEETAAFAAGAEAQITGKMTSCAGSCGPGNLHLINGLYDAHRSMAPVLALASHIPSSEIGLGYFQETHPDRLFQECSHYSEMISDPQQMPRVLQTAIQHAVGQSGVSVVTLPGDVADRPAPEKSIETAIVTSRPTIRPGDTEIDRLVEMIDDASKVTLFCGSGTAGAHTEVMDFAEKIKSPVGHALRGKEWIQYDNPFDVGMSGLLGYGAAYEATHECDLLILLGTDFPYNAFLPQKDVKIVQVDVRPEHLGRRSKLDLAVWGDVRETLRCLIPRVQQKTNRRFLDKMLKKHADTLEGVIKAYTKKVEKHVPIHPEYVASVLDELAAEDAVFTVDTGMCNVWAARYISPNGRRRVIGSFSHGSMANALPMAIGAQFVDRNRQVVSMSGDGGFSMLMGDFLTLVQYDLPVKVVLFNNSSLGMVELEMLVAGLPSYGTTNKNPDFAAVARACGAYGVRVEKPKQLAGALKDAFKHKGPALVDVVTDPNALSIPPRISAEMVTGFALSASKIVLDGGVGRMVQMARSNIRNMPRP from the coding sequence ATGGCCAAGCAGAACGTCGCCGAGCAGTTCGTCGACATCCTCGTCCGCGCGGGCGTCAAGCGCATGTACGGCGTCGTCGGCGACAGCCTGAACCCGGTCGTCGACGCGATCCGCCGCAACTCCGCGATCGACTGGATCCACGTACGGCACGAGGAGACCGCCGCGTTCGCCGCCGGGGCGGAGGCGCAGATCACCGGGAAGATGACGTCCTGCGCCGGCTCCTGCGGGCCCGGCAATCTGCACCTCATCAACGGGCTCTACGACGCCCACCGCTCCATGGCCCCGGTCCTCGCCCTCGCCTCGCACATCCCGTCGAGCGAGATCGGCCTCGGCTACTTCCAGGAGACCCACCCCGACCGGCTCTTCCAGGAGTGCTCGCACTACAGCGAGATGATCTCCGACCCGCAGCAGATGCCGCGCGTGCTGCAGACGGCGATCCAGCACGCGGTCGGCCAGTCGGGCGTCAGCGTCGTCACGCTGCCCGGCGACGTCGCCGACCGGCCCGCCCCCGAGAAGTCGATCGAGACGGCGATCGTCACGTCCCGGCCGACCATCCGCCCCGGCGACACCGAGATCGACCGGCTCGTCGAGATGATCGACGACGCCTCCAAGGTCACCCTCTTCTGCGGCAGCGGCACCGCCGGCGCGCACACCGAGGTCATGGACTTCGCCGAGAAGATCAAGTCACCGGTCGGACACGCCCTGCGCGGCAAGGAATGGATTCAGTACGACAACCCGTTCGACGTCGGCATGAGCGGGTTGCTCGGGTACGGCGCCGCGTACGAGGCGACGCACGAGTGCGATCTGCTCATTCTGCTCGGCACGGACTTCCCGTACAACGCGTTCCTGCCGCAGAAGGACGTGAAGATCGTCCAGGTCGACGTCAGGCCCGAGCACCTCGGCCGGCGCTCGAAGCTGGACCTCGCCGTGTGGGGCGACGTGCGCGAGACGCTGCGCTGTCTGATCCCGCGGGTGCAGCAGAAGACGAACCGGCGCTTCCTCGACAAGATGCTGAAGAAGCACGCGGACACCCTCGAAGGCGTCATCAAGGCGTACACGAAGAAGGTCGAGAAGCACGTCCCGATCCACCCCGAGTACGTCGCCTCCGTATTGGACGAACTCGCCGCCGAAGACGCCGTGTTCACGGTCGACACGGGCATGTGCAACGTGTGGGCGGCGCGCTACATCTCGCCCAACGGCCGCCGCCGCGTGATCGGTTCGTTCTCGCACGGCTCCATGGCCAACGCGCTGCCGATGGCCATCGGCGCCCAGTTCGTCGACCGGAACCGCCAGGTCGTCTCGATGTCGGGCGACGGCGGGTTCTCCATGCTGATGGGCGACTTCCTGACCCTCGTCCAGTACGACCTGCCGGTCAAGGTCGTCCTGTTCAACAACTCCTCCCTCGGGATGGTCGAGTTGGAGATGCTCGTGGCCGGGCTCCCGTCGTACGGGACGACGAACAAGAACCCCGACTTCGCGGCCGTCGCCCGCGCGTGCGGAGCGTACGGGGTGCGCGTGGAGAAGCCGAAACAGCTCGCCGGAGCCCTGAAAGACGCCTTCAAGCACAAGGGCCCCGCCCTCGTCGACGTCGTCACCGACCCCAACGCCCTGTCGATCCCGCCCAGGATCAGCGCCGAGATGGTGACGGGCTTCGCCCTCTCCGCATCCAAGATCGTCCTGGACGGTGGCGTCGGCCGCATGGTCCAGATGGCCCGCTCCAACATCCGCAACATGCCGCGCCCCTAG
- a CDS encoding S8 family peptidase: protein MRAISRTASVAATAVVLAVTAALPTVAAPREDAKRPLVGSEAAAKEGAGSVVTLVTGDRILVTKDGSGHSTATALPGEDGTAPLVQTRTSGQNLYVYPAGAVEAIADGRVDEELFNVTGLVRQGYDDAHTKSLPLIAVYDKSVDVARSAPAAPRGAERGLVLDPVDGVALKADKKKAADFWADVTDKRSRAAGSLKKLWLDEKVEASLDRSTKQVHAPEAWAAGYDGKGTKVAVLDTGVDTDHPDLKGRVAESENFTDSEDAGDHQGHGTHTTSTVGGTGAASDGKKRGVAPGATLLNGKVLNDSGSGATSWIIAGMQWAVDQGADVVSMSLGNPAQTDCTDPMATATEELARSSKNTLFVIAAGNTGPGNNTVSSPGCAPSVLTVGAVDRDDSTASFSSRGPAYGSHTLKPEITAPGVAISAAAAGGRGIYAYQSMSGTSMATPHVAGAAAIVKQRHPDWSAQQIKAALVSSADAAIPGDVRETGGGRLDVKAAIDEKVLGASAVQGGSFNWPQDSSDRTTVDVPYTNTTDKPVRLSLDVKGVTGNDGSAVRSSVAKLGERTVTVPAGATVKVPLKLDPTASLKAAQYGDVTGRVLATADGVGVSTPFSLYVQPETVTLRVKLVDRSGKPAAGQSSVDLIGTDDASGERRFNEGAADQTYQVRPGRYFLSSFVTTPDTEGNLINSLSYLARPQVDVKKDTTVVLDARTAGRLKVKTDKASEVRGATLGFARSWDDTWLHAATAAGGRSIAGYYADIEGRATDGTFEFDSFWRAAAPQLAEFGVVGGPALHGLTGSTNSANLDGTGKAQVVDAKSGTAAELAAAGVKGKIALVKLADSGAAAAVSKAAKDAGATAVLAYRSVPGRFYPSVGFIGGPLAVIGIPSDEAADLLARIAGGEVTLHWKATAKSPYMYNLAFPETGPVQSARTYTVRDRDLAENKATYRAMGTPTDYMDIPDVTRPSGLSAYFGDFETVAAPSRRTELYSPGTTGFGHQVSSSFPWGEFMIDPVRTYKRGEHRTEEWYGGVLAPTTPLDEAGKPALAAERQGNLIGVAPGFWGDSEHQGVQGSFGDFGSMDLKRDGEVVSHSPYPFGVFDVPADDASYDLSLHTFKQSFGAWNRSPETQTTWSFRSHLEENVYSQGIPLLFPQYALPQDDLKTLPATDGQRITLTATGHAGYTPGKLTSAKLSYSYDGGATWTEAPTAERDGKWSATVNHAGASGKPVTLKAQLTDANGNSVEQTVTRAYDVR, encoded by the coding sequence ATGCGCGCGATATCGCGTACGGCCTCGGTGGCGGCGACCGCCGTCGTCCTGGCCGTCACCGCGGCCCTGCCTACCGTGGCCGCACCACGGGAGGACGCCAAGAGACCGCTCGTCGGCAGCGAGGCGGCCGCGAAGGAGGGGGCGGGATCCGTCGTCACGCTCGTCACGGGCGACCGGATCCTGGTGACCAAGGACGGCTCGGGCCACAGCACGGCCACCGCGCTCCCCGGCGAGGACGGCACCGCCCCGCTCGTGCAGACGCGAACCTCGGGCCAGAACCTCTACGTCTACCCCGCCGGCGCCGTCGAGGCGATCGCCGACGGCCGCGTCGACGAGGAACTCTTCAACGTCACCGGCCTCGTCCGCCAGGGCTACGACGACGCGCACACCAAGTCGCTGCCGCTCATCGCGGTCTACGACAAGTCCGTCGACGTCGCCCGCAGCGCGCCCGCCGCCCCGCGCGGCGCCGAGCGCGGCCTCGTGCTCGACCCCGTCGACGGCGTGGCGCTGAAGGCCGACAAGAAGAAGGCGGCCGACTTCTGGGCCGACGTCACCGACAAGCGCTCCCGCGCCGCCGGCTCCCTCAAGAAGCTGTGGCTCGACGAGAAGGTGGAGGCCAGCCTCGACCGGTCGACGAAGCAGGTGCACGCCCCCGAGGCGTGGGCGGCGGGCTACGACGGCAAGGGCACCAAGGTCGCCGTCCTCGACACCGGTGTCGACACCGACCACCCCGACCTCAAGGGGCGCGTCGCCGAGTCGGAGAACTTCACCGACTCCGAGGACGCGGGCGACCACCAGGGCCACGGCACCCACACCACGTCCACCGTCGGCGGCACCGGCGCGGCGAGCGACGGCAAGAAGCGCGGCGTCGCCCCCGGCGCCACGCTCCTCAACGGCAAGGTCCTCAACGACTCGGGCTCCGGCGCCACTTCGTGGATCATCGCCGGTATGCAGTGGGCCGTCGACCAGGGCGCCGACGTCGTCTCCATGAGCCTCGGCAACCCCGCGCAGACCGACTGCACCGACCCGATGGCCACCGCCACCGAAGAACTCGCGCGGTCCTCGAAGAACACCCTCTTCGTCATCGCGGCGGGCAACACCGGCCCCGGCAACAACACCGTCTCCTCGCCCGGCTGCGCCCCGAGCGTCCTGACCGTCGGCGCCGTCGACCGCGACGACTCCACCGCGAGCTTCTCCAGCCGCGGCCCGGCCTACGGCTCGCACACCCTCAAGCCCGAGATCACCGCGCCCGGCGTCGCCATCTCGGCCGCCGCCGCCGGCGGCCGTGGCATCTACGCGTACCAGTCGATGAGCGGTACGTCGATGGCGACCCCGCACGTCGCGGGCGCCGCCGCCATCGTCAAGCAGCGCCACCCCGACTGGAGCGCCCAGCAGATCAAGGCGGCCCTCGTGTCCTCCGCGGACGCGGCCATCCCCGGCGACGTGCGCGAGACCGGCGGCGGGCGCCTCGACGTGAAGGCCGCGATCGACGAGAAGGTGCTCGGCGCGAGCGCCGTCCAGGGCGGCAGTTTCAACTGGCCGCAGGACAGCAGCGACCGCACCACCGTCGACGTGCCTTACACCAACACCACCGACAAGCCGGTGCGGTTGAGCCTGGACGTCAAGGGCGTCACCGGAAACGACGGCTCCGCCGTCCGTTCCTCGGTGGCGAAGCTCGGTGAGCGTACGGTCACCGTCCCGGCGGGCGCGACCGTCAAGGTCCCCTTGAAGCTCGACCCCACGGCCTCGCTCAAGGCCGCCCAGTACGGCGACGTCACCGGCCGCGTGCTCGCCACCGCCGACGGCGTCGGCGTCTCCACGCCCTTCTCGCTGTACGTGCAGCCCGAGACGGTCACCCTGCGCGTCAAGCTCGTCGACCGGTCCGGCAAGCCCGCGGCCGGGCAGTCGTCCGTCGACCTGATCGGCACCGACGACGCCAGCGGGGAGCGCCGCTTCAACGAGGGAGCGGCCGACCAGACGTACCAGGTGCGTCCGGGCCGCTACTTCCTCTCCAGCTTCGTCACCACGCCCGACACCGAGGGCAACCTCATCAACTCCCTTTCCTACCTGGCCCGTCCGCAGGTCGACGTGAAGAAGGACACCACCGTCGTCCTCGACGCGCGCACGGCAGGCCGCCTCAAGGTGAAGACCGACAAGGCGTCCGAAGTGCGGGGCGCCACCCTCGGGTTCGCCCGCAGCTGGGACGACACCTGGCTGCACGCGGCCACCGCGGCCGGTGGCCGTTCCATCGCCGGGTACTACGCCGACATCGAGGGCCGCGCCACCGACGGCACCTTCGAGTTCGACTCCTTCTGGCGCGCGGCGGCCCCGCAGCTCGCGGAGTTCGGCGTCGTCGGCGGCCCCGCGCTGCACGGGCTCACCGGCTCGACCAACTCGGCGAACCTCGACGGCACCGGCAAGGCGCAGGTCGTCGACGCCAAGTCCGGTACGGCGGCCGAGCTCGCAGCGGCCGGGGTCAAGGGCAAGATCGCCCTGGTCAAGCTCGCCGACAGCGGCGCGGCCGCGGCCGTGTCCAAGGCGGCCAAGGACGCCGGAGCCACCGCCGTCCTCGCATACCGCTCGGTCCCGGGCCGCTTCTACCCGTCCGTCGGCTTCATCGGCGGCCCCTTGGCCGTCATCGGCATCCCGTCCGACGAGGCCGCCGACCTGCTGGCCCGCATCGCGGGCGGCGAGGTGACCCTTCACTGGAAGGCCACGGCGAAGAGCCCGTACATGTACAACCTGGCCTTCCCCGAGACCGGCCCGGTACAGAGCGCGCGCACCTACACCGTCCGCGACCGTGACCTCGCCGAGAACAAGGCGACGTACCGCGCGATGGGCACGCCCACCGACTACATGGACATCCCCGACGTCACGCGCCCCAGCGGACTGTCGGCCTACTTCGGCGACTTCGAGACGGTCGCGGCGCCCTCACGGCGCACCGAGCTCTACTCGCCCGGCACCACCGGCTTCGGCCACCAGGTCTCCAGCAGCTTCCCCTGGGGCGAGTTCATGATCGATCCGGTGCGCACCTACAAGAGGGGTGAGCACCGCACCGAGGAGTGGTACGGCGGAGTGCTCGCGCCCACCACACCTCTCGACGAGGCGGGCAAGCCGGCCCTCGCCGCCGAACGCCAGGGCAACCTGATCGGCGTCGCGCCCGGCTTCTGGGGCGACAGCGAGCACCAGGGCGTCCAGGGAAGCTTCGGTGACTTCGGCTCCATGGACCTGAAGCGAGACGGTGAGGTCGTCAGCCACAGCCCTTACCCGTTCGGTGTCTTCGACGTCCCGGCCGACGACGCCTCGTACGACCTGTCGCTGCACACCTTCAAGCAGAGCTTCGGCGCCTGGAACCGCTCCCCGGAGACGCAGACGACCTGGTCGTTCCGCTCGCACCTGGAGGAGAACGTCTACTCGCAGGGCATCCCGCTGCTCTTCCCGCAGTACGCCCTGCCGCAGGACGACCTCAAGACGCTGCCCGCCACGGACGGCCAGCGGATCACGCTCACCGCGACCGGCCACGCCGGCTACACGCCCGGCAAGCTCACCTCGGCCAAGCTGTCGTACTCCTACGACGGCGGCGCCACCTGGACCGAGGCGCCGACCGCCGAGCGTGACGGCAAGTGGAGCGCGACCGTGAACCACGCGGGCGCCTCCGGCAAGCCGGTCACCCTGAAGGCCCAACTGACCGACGCCAACGGCAACTCGGTCGAGCAGACGGTGACGCGCGCGTACGACGTGCGCTGA
- a CDS encoding (2Fe-2S)-binding protein, producing MPFPASAPVATSALTPAYTRLTEVFTGLRITELAETEQPPQGSGWVAAAQLAEGGPALDAFLAWDNAQVLKDYGQQARPDVVASFGLHRYAWPACLLVTVPWFLDRRVPRFPVTNVAFQRTLGRMAVRVTDFACLPGDPAAALPGAHVVPDEEALRAEVRAAVADHLGPVLTGFGPRMRRGPRALWGMATDEIVESLWYIAHLLGEERRAMRELDLLLPGTAKPYVGKPAFRELTGPEGQSLPTRDRASCCLFYTLRPEDTCVTCPRTCDADRVARLSATA from the coding sequence ATGCCTTTTCCCGCATCGGCCCCCGTGGCCACCAGCGCGCTCACCCCCGCGTACACCCGGCTGACCGAGGTGTTCACGGGCCTGCGGATCACAGAGCTCGCCGAGACCGAGCAGCCCCCTCAGGGCAGCGGCTGGGTCGCCGCCGCCCAGCTCGCGGAGGGCGGACCCGCCCTCGACGCGTTCCTCGCGTGGGACAACGCGCAGGTGCTCAAGGACTACGGGCAGCAGGCCCGCCCGGACGTCGTCGCCAGCTTCGGCCTGCACCGCTATGCCTGGCCCGCCTGCCTGCTGGTCACGGTGCCGTGGTTCCTGGACCGCCGCGTCCCGCGCTTCCCCGTGACGAACGTCGCCTTCCAGCGCACGCTGGGGCGGATGGCCGTACGCGTCACCGACTTCGCCTGTCTGCCGGGAGACCCGGCCGCCGCGTTGCCCGGCGCCCATGTCGTGCCGGACGAGGAGGCGCTGCGGGCCGAGGTGCGCGCGGCCGTCGCCGACCACCTGGGCCCGGTGCTCACCGGATTCGGACCGCGGATGCGGCGCGGCCCGCGCGCCCTGTGGGGCATGGCGACGGACGAGATCGTCGAGAGCCTCTGGTACATCGCCCATCTGCTCGGCGAGGAGCGCCGGGCGATGCGGGAGCTCGACCTGCTGCTGCCCGGCACGGCGAAGCCGTACGTCGGCAAGCCCGCGTTCCGTGAACTCACCGGCCCCGAGGGGCAGTCGCTGCCGACCCGCGACCGGGCGAGCTGCTGCCTCTTCTACACGCTGCGCCCCGAGGACACCTGTGTGACGTGCCCCCGCACCTGCGACGCGGACCGTGTGGCGAGGCTGAGCGCAACCGCCTGA
- a CDS encoding DUF2637 domain-containing protein, with protein MRLTDISLDWLLPGAVLLLGLLAAVAVLARSKRAGERAAASSDDSWERSEERRRRKEAVYGTASYLLLFCCAAVAAALSFHGLVGFGQQNLNLSGGWEYLVPFGLDGAAMFCSVLAVREASHGDAALGSRILVWTFAGAAAWFNWVHAPRGISHAGAPHFFAGMSLSAAVLFDRALKQTRRAALREQGLVPRPLPQIRIVRWLRAPRETYGAWSLMLLEGVRTLDEAVDEVREDKREKEQTRLRRREHEKLERAQLKAISRGHPTLGGRGGRQVDMQTAVSAGAGTGQAGADPAISEDPPPSSPEQLPLRPRPSLQAVRGGPEAGKPVTVDLTAEDDTQALPRLDSLERKLKDLEQQFG; from the coding sequence ATGAGACTGACCGACATATCGCTGGACTGGCTGCTTCCCGGCGCCGTGCTGCTCCTGGGCCTGCTGGCGGCGGTGGCGGTCCTCGCGCGCAGCAAGCGCGCCGGGGAGAGGGCGGCCGCATCGTCCGACGACTCGTGGGAACGCAGCGAGGAGCGCCGCAGGCGCAAGGAGGCCGTCTACGGCACCGCGTCCTACCTGCTGCTGTTCTGCTGCGCCGCCGTGGCCGCCGCGCTCTCCTTCCACGGGCTTGTCGGCTTCGGCCAGCAGAACCTGAACCTGTCCGGGGGCTGGGAGTACCTCGTCCCGTTCGGCCTCGACGGCGCGGCCATGTTCTGCTCCGTGCTGGCGGTGCGCGAAGCGAGCCACGGCGACGCGGCGCTCGGCTCCCGGATACTCGTGTGGACCTTCGCGGGCGCCGCCGCCTGGTTCAACTGGGTGCACGCGCCGCGCGGCATCAGCCACGCGGGCGCCCCGCACTTCTTCGCCGGCATGTCCCTGTCGGCCGCGGTCCTCTTCGACCGCGCGCTGAAGCAGACGCGCCGCGCGGCCCTGCGTGAACAGGGCCTGGTGCCAAGGCCGTTGCCGCAGATCCGGATCGTGCGGTGGCTGCGCGCGCCCCGCGAGACGTACGGCGCTTGGTCGCTGATGCTGCTCGAGGGTGTGCGCACCCTGGACGAGGCGGTGGACGAGGTGCGGGAGGACAAGCGCGAGAAGGAGCAGACCCGGCTGCGCAGGCGCGAGCACGAGAAGCTGGAGCGGGCCCAGCTCAAGGCGATCAGCCGGGGCCACCCCACGCTCGGCGGGCGCGGAGGGCGCCAGGTGGACATGCAGACCGCCGTCTCCGCGGGGGCAGGCACGGGGCAGGCGGGCGCGGACCCTGCCATATCGGAGGACCCGCCGCCCTCATCCCCGGAACAGCTCCCGCTGCGCCCGCGTCCCTCTCTCCAGGCCGTCAGAGGCGGCCCTGAAGCCGGCAAGCCCGTCACGGTCGACCTCACGGCGGAGGACGACACCCAGGCCCTGCCGCGGCTCGACTCACTGGAGCGGAAGCTCAAGGACCTCGAGCAGCAATTCGGCTAG
- a CDS encoding ATP-binding protein — protein sequence MTDDSTTDDGTTDDGTTDDGTTDDGTTDDGGGGLLRRTLGRSDLRAVPEARRALRELLDEWGPPERSETAELLTSELVTNALVHTDHDAVLTATVGPKRLRVEVRDFVGRRPKLRVPVADDGTNGRGLVLVQALADAWGVRALGVGKVVWFELDGGPA from the coding sequence ATGACGGACGACAGCACGACGGACGACGGCACGACGGACGACGGCACGACGGACGACGGCACGACGGACGACGGCACGACGGACGACGGCGGAGGCGGGCTGCTGAGGCGCACGCTGGGGCGGTCCGATCTGCGGGCGGTGCCCGAGGCGAGGCGCGCACTGCGCGAACTCCTGGACGAGTGGGGCCCACCGGAGAGGTCGGAGACCGCGGAGCTGCTCACCAGCGAACTGGTGACGAACGCCCTGGTGCACACCGACCACGACGCCGTCCTCACGGCCACCGTCGGGCCGAAGCGGCTGCGGGTGGAGGTCAGGGACTTCGTGGGGCGCAGGCCGAAGCTGCGCGTACCGGTCGCCGACGACGGTACGAACGGCCGGGGCCTCGTCCTGGTGCAGGCCCTCGCGGACGCCTGGGGCGTACGGGCGCTGGGCGTGGGCAAGGTGGTCTGGTTCGAACTGGACGGCGGCCCCGCGTGA